One segment of Pontibacter akesuensis DNA contains the following:
- a CDS encoding PLDc N-terminal domain-containing protein gives MLLFLGGLGGVEFLILLIPLALWLWALIDVLRSDFKSGTDKLVWVVAIIFVPLLGALLYLLFGRSQKVKHGV, from the coding sequence ATGTTGCTGTTTTTAGGAGGCTTAGGTGGAGTAGAATTCTTAATCTTACTTATTCCCCTTGCCCTGTGGCTTTGGGCATTGATCGATGTGCTGCGGAGTGATTTTAAATCCGGTACTGACAAGCTGGTTTGGGTGGTCGCGATCATTTTTGTGCCGTTGCTGGGCGCTCTTCTTTACCTGCTTTTTGGCCGCTCCCAAAAGGTGAAGCATGGCGTGTAG
- a CDS encoding OB-fold-containig protein, with translation MTELLQAAFSSVNIIPTAFLVFVLLYWVAVIFGLLDLDFFNVEIEADLALDSGVDADGVSAVSWLNHALAFFNLGRIPLMLFLTFVALPFWVISILANYYLLGNVALLGWLLLLPMFILSLFVSKILTTPFVHLYAVLEKEHPSSVTIIGQVCTVILPTSTTELGQASVPTSGAPLLLNVKSTRGSRLSKGQTALVIDYNAENKFYLIEPYETI, from the coding sequence ATGACAGAACTTTTACAAGCGGCTTTTTCATCCGTCAACATCATTCCAACGGCCTTCCTGGTGTTTGTGCTGCTCTACTGGGTGGCGGTGATTTTCGGTTTGCTGGACCTGGACTTCTTCAACGTGGAGATCGAGGCTGACCTAGCGTTGGATTCGGGGGTAGATGCCGACGGCGTATCGGCAGTGTCGTGGCTGAACCATGCCCTTGCTTTCTTTAACCTGGGCCGGATTCCGCTCATGCTGTTCCTGACCTTTGTGGCGCTGCCTTTCTGGGTGATTTCCATACTTGCCAACTATTACCTGCTGGGCAATGTGGCGCTGCTGGGTTGGCTGCTGCTGCTCCCGATGTTTATACTCAGCCTGTTTGTCTCCAAAATTCTGACCACCCCTTTTGTGCACCTGTATGCCGTGCTCGAGAAGGAGCACCCATCCAGCGTCACGATTATCGGGCAGGTGTGCACGGTTATACTTCCTACTTCCACCACGGAGCTCGGGCAGGCCAGCGTTCCTACTTCCGGCGCTCCGCTCTTACTCAACGTCAAAAGCACCCGGGGCAGCCGCCTCAGCAAAGGGCAGACGGCCCTGGTGATCGACTACAATGCTGAAAACAAATTTTACCTTATAGAACCTTACGAAACCATTTAA